The genome window CGGCAGGGCTGATAAATGGCACGTATCGCCGGCGTGGATCTTCCACGCGAGAAGAAAATTGAAATCGGGCTCACGTATATCTTTGGTATCGGCCGCGCGACCGCGCGCCGTATCGTTGAAGAGACGGGGATTAACGCCGACCAGCGTGTCCGCGATCTGAATGATGCCGACACTAACCGCCTTCGCCAGGCGATCGAGAAGGACTTCCGCGTAGAAGGCGCCCTTCGCACTGAAGTCGCAATGAACATCAAGCGACTCATGGACATTGGCTCGTACCGCGGTAATCGTCATCGCCGAGGGCTGCCAGTGCGCGGCCAGCGCACTCACACGAACGCCCGCACCAAGAAGGGGCCGCGCCGCGCGATCGCGGGAAAGAAGAAGGTTACGAAGTAAACAATGGCTACTGGAAAGAAGACCAAACGGATCATCGAGGCGGAAGGCGTTGCGCATGTCAGCGCAACGTTCAACAACACGACGATCACCATTACGGACGCCCACGGAAATACGATTTCCTGGGGCTCATCGGGCAAGGCCGGCTTCAAAGGCTCGAAGAAATCGACTCCTTTTGCCGCCACCGTCGCCGGAGAGCAGGCCGGGCGCGAAGCCGTGACACTCGGCGTCCGCCGCGTGCACGTTCGCGTGCAGGGGCCGGGCTCCGGGCGCGAGTCAGCGATTCAGGCGCTCGTAGCTGCAGGGCTCCAGGTGAAGTCGATCAAGGATGTCACGCCTATTCCGCACAACGGCTGTCGTCCCCCCAAGCGTCGGAGGGTCTGACCGATGCGTTACACAGGCCCTAGCTGCAGACAGTGCCGGCGGGAAGGAACCAAGCTATTTCTCAAGGGCACCAAGTGTTTCACCGAGAAGTGCCCGGTCGAGCGTCGTCCCAGTCCGCCCGGTCAGCACGGGGCGAGCACCGCGCGCCGCCGCAAGATGTCAGAGTACTCCAAACAGCTTCGCGAAAAGCAGAAGATCAAGCGAATCTACGGCGTCAGCGAGAAGCAGTTCCGTAACACGTTCGAACGCGTTGCAACTCTTCCCGGAATAACTGGACACAACCTTCTGGCCGCGCTCGAGAGCCGTCTTGACAACGTTGTCTATCGCATGGGGTTTGCAGCCAGCCGGAAGGCCGCCCGGCAGCTCATCCGGCACCGGCACGTCGAGATCAATCAGAGGCCGGTCGACGTTCCCAGCTTTGTCGTTGCGCCGGGTGAAGAAATCCGGGTTCGGATGAAGTCCCGCGAGCAGGCCTCGGTAATGGTCGCCATGGATCAATCGACACGCGGCGCGCCGCTGACGTGGATTGCCGTCGACCGTGACACTTTCAGCGGTCGCATGCTCGAGCGCCCGACGCGGCCCAATATCCCGATCGCTGCCCAGGAGCAACTGGTCGTCGAGCTTTACTCGAAGTAGCGTCGCTGACTCTTCCGCCCCGGCGGAGAGAGCGAACGATACGTGAGCGCGGAATTTTCCCGCGCTCACGTTCACATATGAAGGCGTCGGCAGTTCGTGCCGGCACCGCAACGGGACCCTAACTCCCGTACGGGCTCACCGCGCGTTAGGGGCGGGGTGGGACGTGAGGATCAAACAGGAAATGGCACAGGCAATCGATCTCAGAGGGCTCGTCCGTCCGCAACTGGTAGAAGCAACCAGACGCGAAGACAGCTCCAACTCAGCAGAATTCCGGCTGCAGCCGCTCGAGCGTGGCTT of Gemmatimonadaceae bacterium contains these proteins:
- the rpsD gene encoding 30S ribosomal protein S4; protein product: MRYTGPSCRQCRREGTKLFLKGTKCFTEKCPVERRPSPPGQHGASTARRRKMSEYSKQLREKQKIKRIYGVSEKQFRNTFERVATLPGITGHNLLAALESRLDNVVYRMGFAASRKAARQLIRHRHVEINQRPVDVPSFVVAPGEEIRVRMKSREQASVMVAMDQSTRGAPLTWIAVDRDTFSGRMLERPTRPNIPIAAQEQLVVELYSK
- the rpsM gene encoding 30S ribosomal protein S13 yields the protein MARIAGVDLPREKKIEIGLTYIFGIGRATARRIVEETGINADQRVRDLNDADTNRLRQAIEKDFRVEGALRTEVAMNIKRLMDIGSYRGNRHRRGLPVRGQRTHTNARTKKGPRRAIAGKKKVTK
- the rpsK gene encoding 30S ribosomal protein S11 codes for the protein MATGKKTKRIIEAEGVAHVSATFNNTTITITDAHGNTISWGSSGKAGFKGSKKSTPFAATVAGEQAGREAVTLGVRRVHVRVQGPGSGRESAIQALVAAGLQVKSIKDVTPIPHNGCRPPKRRRV